The following coding sequences are from one Nitrosopumilaceae archaeon window:
- a CDS encoding 30S ribosomal protein S27e gives MKKGQILIPKPSSKFQRVQCKECSEESVVYSHVATNVTCKSCGNLLAESTGSIAKINGKILGSAE, from the coding sequence ATGAAAAAAGGACAAATTTTAATTCCAAAACCAAGTAGCAAGTTTCAGAGAGTTCAATGTAAGGAATGCAGTGAAGAGAGTGTTGTATATTCACATGTAGCAACTAATGTTACTTGCAAATCTTGTGGAAACCTGCTTGCAGAATCAACCGGTTCCATTGCAAAGATAAACGGCAAGATATTAGGTAGTGCCGAGTAA
- a CDS encoding Lrp/AsnC family transcriptional regulator → MAKVDDLDMTILSELAADANISVPRISKKINVNSSVVYSRIKRLIKRKLIERFTIVVNDRELGYTVKALTGINMDSKLRDHVIEELFKVPEVREISEVTGRFDILVTMYAKNLDEMHRLISEKLGRIQGVQRSESFIEMKRTTKPMPYKPVK, encoded by the coding sequence ATGGCAAAAGTAGATGATTTAGATATGACAATTCTATCTGAACTTGCTGCGGATGCAAATATTTCAGTACCGCGCATATCAAAAAAGATCAACGTCAACTCATCTGTAGTGTATAGCAGAATTAAGAGATTAATAAAAAGAAAACTTATCGAGAGATTCACAATAGTTGTAAATGATAGAGAGCTTGGATACACGGTAAAGGCTTTGACTGGAATAAACATGGATTCTAAGCTTCGCGACCACGTGATTGAGGAATTATTCAAAGTGCCTGAAGTAAGAGAGATTTCCGAGGTTACTGGTAGGTTTGATATTTTGGTTACCATGTATGCAAAGAATTTGGATGAGATGCATAGATTGATTTCAGAAAAATTAGGTAGGATTCAAGGTGTACAACGTTCTGAGAGTTTTATCGAGATGAAAAGAACAACCAAGCCTATGCCCTATAAACCAGTAAAGTAG
- the cobS gene encoding adenosylcobinamide-GDP ribazoletransferase, protein MFKGISSVISFLTIIPSKNMELEVVAKNMYLFPIVGALIGLIIGGAGYGLSLFLHPLIVGLLLTASLVIITGIHHTDALCDFADGMMAKGTKEKKLKAMRDPAVGSSGVITVVLYAGGMIMALSMMKGFAIFQAILLSELLAKFVMVLQANRGSSAWQGLSSPFTQSMKDKRKLGVAAALTIIPIVLIGGMTGVIIIIVGIGLSFLLLAVANRSFGGISGDVFGATNELVRLSSLLIFVSL, encoded by the coding sequence ATGTTTAAGGGAATAAGTTCGGTCATTTCATTTTTGACAATTATTCCTTCTAAAAATATGGAACTTGAAGTTGTTGCAAAAAATATGTATCTTTTTCCAATAGTAGGTGCATTAATTGGATTAATCATTGGTGGAGCTGGTTATGGTCTATCTTTATTTTTACACCCCTTGATTGTAGGATTGTTACTTACAGCCTCATTAGTGATTATAACTGGAATACATCACACAGATGCACTTTGTGATTTTGCAGATGGAATGATGGCAAAGGGAACAAAAGAAAAAAAACTAAAAGCTATGCGCGATCCAGCAGTTGGATCTTCTGGAGTGATAACAGTTGTTCTATATGCAGGGGGCATGATAATGGCACTTTCTATGATGAAAGGATTTGCAATATTTCAAGCAATTTTGTTAAGTGAACTTCTTGCTAAATTTGTCATGGTATTGCAAGCAAATAGAGGATCGTCAGCATGGCAAGGTCTAAGTTCACCATTTACACAATCTATGAAAGATAAAAGGAAGCTTGGTGTGGCTGCCGCATTAACCATTATTCCTATTGTTCTAATTGGCGGAATGACTGGTGTGATTATAATAATTGTAGGTATAGGATTATCATTTTTACTTCTGGCTGTGGCAAACCGTAGTTTTGGAGGCATTTCTGGTGATGTATTTGGTGCAACAAATGAACTTGTAAGACTCTCATCACTTTTAATTTTTGTATCTTTATGA
- a CDS encoding 50S ribosomal protein L44e, with amino-acid sequence MNVPKEIRRYCPKCKKHTLQKISIYKAGKRRGSAIGERRHAEDKKGYGGQKFPKLAKPAKTTKKFTPILTCPECKKKFNKPGIRLRKFELVA; translated from the coding sequence ATGAACGTACCAAAGGAGATCAGAAGATACTGTCCAAAATGTAAAAAACATACTTTACAAAAAATCTCCATATACAAGGCTGGAAAAAGAAGAGGTTCAGCTATAGGTGAAAGAAGGCACGCAGAAGATAAGAAAGGTTATGGTGGTCAAAAATTCCCAAAACTTGCTAAACCAGCAAAGACAACTAAAAAATTTACACCGATTCTCACGTGCCCAGAATGTAAAAAGAAATTTAATAAGCCAGGTATCAGATTAAGAAAGTTCGAGTTGGTAGCATAA
- the cobD gene encoding threonine-phosphate decarboxylase CobD — MKFALEKNVSNHHVIQHGGFYSNGLQYDSRFIDFSSNVNPLGFPSSITKIINKNRSLFSVYPDPNSSKLRDDLQKYTGIQKNQIIVGNGATEIIYNFCQVFLHKSNNVLIPIPTFGEYEAASRLSGSRITFFKTMNLNKNISEFQDLVTKTNCIFACNPNNPTGVLISKNNLLKIIESAYNKSAFVFLDECFIELVPDSNESLVHHLKEFDNLFILRSLTKSFGLAGLRIGYGLGNKKIIDVLQRIKIPWNVNGLAQMAASEALSNISHLKKTRKLIKNELKFLKHSISKINGFICYDSSTNFILIKSRMNSKKIREKLIEEKILVRDCNNFRGLDNKFIRVAVRTHKENVKLVRALGKI; from the coding sequence GTGAAATTTGCGCTAGAAAAAAATGTTTCTAACCACCATGTAATACAACATGGAGGATTTTACTCAAATGGACTGCAGTATGACTCTAGATTCATAGACTTTAGTTCAAATGTAAATCCGCTTGGCTTTCCATCTTCAATAACAAAAATTATCAACAAAAATAGATCACTTTTTTCTGTTTACCCCGATCCTAATTCATCAAAGCTACGAGATGATTTACAAAAATATACCGGTATTCAAAAAAACCAGATAATTGTTGGAAATGGTGCAACTGAAATAATTTATAATTTCTGTCAAGTTTTTCTTCATAAAAGTAATAATGTCTTAATACCTATTCCAACATTTGGTGAATACGAAGCAGCTTCTAGATTAAGTGGTTCTAGAATAACTTTTTTTAAAACAATGAATCTTAATAAAAATATTTCAGAATTTCAGGATTTGGTAACAAAAACAAATTGCATCTTTGCATGTAATCCAAATAACCCTACTGGCGTATTGATATCTAAAAATAATCTTTTGAAAATCATAGAGTCTGCTTACAATAAATCTGCATTTGTATTTTTAGACGAGTGTTTCATTGAACTTGTTCCAGATTCAAACGAATCACTTGTACACCATCTGAAAGAATTCGATAACCTTTTCATTCTTAGATCTTTGACCAAATCATTTGGCCTTGCAGGGTTAAGGATTGGTTATGGATTAGGAAATAAGAAGATTATCGATGTGCTTCAGAGAATAAAAATACCTTGGAACGTAAATGGTCTTGCACAGATGGCTGCAAGCGAAGCACTATCAAACATATCTCACCTTAAAAAAACAAGGAAATTGATAAAAAATGAACTCAAGTTTCTGAAACACTCTATTTCAAAGATTAATGGTTTTATTTGTTATGACTCATCAACCAATTTCATCCTAATCAAATCAAGAATGAATTCAAAGAAAATTCGAGAAAAACTAATAGAAGAAAAGATTCTGGTTAGGGATTGCAATAATTTTCGTGGTCTTGATAACAAATTCATACGAGTAGCCGTTCGTACTCATAAAGAAAATGTAAAACTAGTCAGAGCTTTGGGAAAAATTTGA
- a CDS encoding cobalamin biosynthesis protein, with the protein MILIPVLAILFALSIDFAFGDPKNKFHPTVWVGTLIGKLVPFVKNNNPTSEKIGGLILTILVTSLIASILYFLNVILYYLNQSNFNFILGVVIFIFSIMVTGYLLKTTIAIKGMEKHATLIMQALSHNDIDDARAKLSMIVKRDTKNLDRQHIISGTLESISENTVDGIIGPLFYFAIFGLPGAFVYRTINTIDSMIGYKTSLFRDLGWFGANCDKILNFLPSRITSLVMIFAAMILRENWRHSLEIMRRDGKKTESPNAGYPMATLAGALSVKFEKIDHYVLGDGNLEFTEDHFKSAISIMKLTTILFCAIFTVPMIMVLSYLGWWVHV; encoded by the coding sequence ATGATCCTAATACCTGTTTTAGCTATACTATTTGCATTATCAATAGACTTTGCATTTGGTGACCCAAAAAATAAATTTCATCCTACTGTTTGGGTGGGAACACTGATTGGGAAACTCGTACCATTTGTTAAAAATAATAATCCAACTAGTGAGAAGATTGGAGGCTTGATTCTCACAATTTTAGTCACATCTCTAATTGCATCAATACTTTATTTTCTAAATGTTATACTATATTACCTAAACCAATCTAATTTTAATTTCATACTTGGAGTTGTTATTTTTATTTTTTCTATCATGGTTACTGGTTATTTACTTAAAACTACAATTGCCATTAAAGGAATGGAAAAACATGCAACACTAATCATGCAAGCGCTTTCACATAATGATATTGATGATGCAAGAGCAAAACTTTCCATGATAGTGAAGCGAGATACAAAGAATCTAGATAGACAACACATTATTTCTGGAACTTTAGAAAGCATTAGTGAAAACACTGTGGATGGAATTATTGGACCGCTTTTCTACTTTGCAATATTTGGTTTGCCAGGTGCATTTGTCTATAGAACCATAAACACCATTGACTCCATGATTGGTTACAAGACTAGCTTGTTTAGAGATCTAGGTTGGTTTGGTGCAAACTGTGATAAGATACTTAACTTTCTACCCTCCAGAATAACAAGTCTTGTAATGATATTTGCAGCCATGATTCTAAGAGAAAACTGGAGACATTCTCTTGAAATAATGAGGCGTGATGGTAAAAAAACCGAAAGCCCTAACGCAGGATATCCGATGGCAACTTTGGCAGGTGCGCTCTCTGTTAAGTTTGAAAAAATAGATCATTATGTCTTGGGAGATGGAAATTTAGAATTTACCGAGGATCATTTTAAATCTGCAATATCTATAATGAAATTAACTACAATTCTCTTCTGTGCTATATTTACAGTACCTATGATTATGGTATTATCATATCTTGGATGGTGGGTGCATGTTTAA
- a CDS encoding cobyric acid synthase, whose protein sequence is MTKTLMIQGTSSGAGKTTLVTALCRIFSNSGYKVAPFKSQNMSSYSYKGNEFEISRAQAIQAIAARTEINPNMNPILLKPLGNYNSEVFVKGKFYKKMHAKEYYKKFVLQKGLKTATESLDWLQKNHDLIIIEGAGSPAEFNLVKYDIANMRMAEHSKAPVILISDIDKGGSFASIVGTLELLEKKYQKFIKGFVINKFRGDMDILSPSFYKLRQKTGKPVLGTIPLMEFDIPDEDSLSANPKQIIWNKKFVQCLDEEIENLSHIVKSNLDMKSIGALIK, encoded by the coding sequence ATGACCAAAACATTAATGATACAAGGAACTTCTTCTGGTGCTGGAAAGACTACATTGGTCACTGCATTGTGCAGAATATTTTCAAATTCAGGATACAAAGTAGCACCTTTCAAATCTCAAAACATGTCTTCTTATTCATACAAGGGAAATGAATTTGAGATTTCTAGGGCACAGGCCATACAAGCGATTGCAGCAAGAACAGAAATAAATCCAAATATGAATCCAATTCTTCTCAAGCCGCTTGGAAATTATAATAGTGAAGTTTTTGTAAAAGGCAAGTTTTACAAAAAGATGCACGCAAAAGAATATTACAAAAAATTTGTACTTCAAAAGGGATTAAAAACTGCTACAGAATCACTTGATTGGTTACAAAAAAACCATGATCTAATAATAATTGAAGGTGCAGGTTCACCAGCGGAATTCAACTTGGTAAAATACGATATAGCAAATATGAGAATGGCAGAACATTCCAAAGCTCCAGTGATTCTTATCTCTGATATTGATAAAGGCGGTAGTTTTGCTAGCATTGTAGGTACACTAGAATTATTAGAAAAAAAATATCAAAAATTCATCAAAGGTTTTGTTATTAACAAATTTAGAGGTGATATGGATATACTCAGCCCTAGCTTCTACAAATTGAGGCAAAAGACTGGCAAGCCAGTCCTAGGAACAATTCCTTTAATGGAATTTGATATTCCTGATGAAGATTCTCTTTCTGCAAATCCAAAACAGATAATCTGGAACAAAAAATTTGTGCAATGTTTAGATGAAGAAATAGAGAATTTAAGTCATATCGTAAAATCTAATCTAGACATGAAATCTATAGGTGCTTTGATTAAATGA
- a CDS encoding adenine deaminase C-terminal domain-containing protein, which translates to MGEKKADVVLKNCKLVNVYSREIISGSNISILKDRIAYVGANASHTIGENTAVIDLEERFVTPGFADPHIHIDQFVLPSEFAKKALLCGTTSLFSDPIDMVSVCGYKGFKEFIKICENLPIRLFHVIPGGLPVDRKFSHAKTLSLSEEKSALNLKNVLGLGEVFSWTKVTMKDPKTMQTLKTMIENDYIINGHTAGASDKKLNAYISSGILSCHEPIDYDQVVERLRLGMWIMMREGSIRRDLDKIIPSVLSHETYLDRLMFCSDGVNPKDLLEFGLIDHCVRKSIALGMDKIDAISIASKNCFDYYNMGRDYGGIAPGKMADILVFDDLDKLKPKKVFVGGKLVVSHGEIVIKFNATKIPKWITRTVKTRRKFIEKDFVIKSLAKSVRSMVIKLDTEIITKMDYEELQTRDGNITSSFDRDVWKVAAIDRTHGTGKFTVGFLKNFGADIGAFASTQSFHENDMIVIGSNEKDMAFAANKLSDIQGGIIAVKNQKILAIFSLPVAGLISKLPFENALLEFSNLNAKIIDAGCKFKNPHLIPLFLPFLALPEVRILYSGIVDIKNRTYIDILNHPKT; encoded by the coding sequence ATGGGAGAAAAAAAAGCAGATGTGGTTTTGAAGAATTGTAAACTTGTTAATGTTTATTCTAGAGAAATAATATCTGGTAGCAATATATCCATTCTAAAAGATAGGATTGCTTACGTTGGAGCTAATGCTTCTCATACAATTGGAGAAAATACAGCAGTAATTGATTTAGAGGAAAGATTTGTCACACCGGGATTTGCAGATCCGCACATACACATAGATCAGTTTGTTTTACCATCGGAATTCGCAAAAAAGGCTCTCTTGTGTGGTACCACATCATTATTTTCAGATCCAATAGATATGGTAAGTGTATGTGGCTACAAAGGATTCAAGGAGTTTATTAAAATTTGTGAAAACTTGCCGATCCGACTTTTTCATGTAATTCCAGGAGGTCTGCCAGTTGACAGAAAATTTAGCCATGCCAAGACTTTGAGTTTGAGTGAAGAAAAATCAGCATTAAATTTAAAAAATGTACTTGGCCTTGGAGAAGTTTTTTCCTGGACAAAAGTAACAATGAAAGATCCAAAAACCATGCAAACTCTGAAGACCATGATAGAAAATGACTATATCATAAATGGTCACACCGCTGGAGCAAGTGATAAAAAATTAAATGCGTATATTTCATCAGGGATTCTTTCTTGCCATGAACCCATTGATTATGATCAAGTTGTAGAGAGATTGAGACTTGGCATGTGGATAATGATGAGGGAAGGTTCCATAAGAAGAGATTTGGACAAAATCATCCCTAGTGTCTTGTCACATGAAACATATCTTGATAGACTGATGTTTTGTTCAGATGGAGTAAATCCAAAAGATCTGTTAGAATTTGGTCTCATTGATCACTGTGTAAGAAAATCAATTGCACTTGGAATGGATAAAATTGACGCAATTTCTATTGCATCCAAAAACTGTTTTGACTATTATAATATGGGACGAGACTACGGTGGTATTGCGCCAGGTAAAATGGCAGATATTCTGGTTTTTGATGACCTTGATAAACTTAAACCAAAAAAGGTCTTTGTTGGTGGCAAACTTGTGGTATCTCACGGAGAGATTGTTATAAAGTTTAATGCAACTAAAATCCCAAAATGGATTACAAGAACTGTAAAGACTAGACGAAAGTTCATAGAAAAAGACTTTGTCATAAAAAGTTTAGCAAAATCCGTGAGGTCCATGGTAATAAAACTAGACACAGAAATAATAACAAAAATGGATTATGAGGAACTCCAAACAAGGGATGGAAATATCACATCATCTTTTGACAGGGATGTATGGAAAGTTGCAGCAATTGATAGAACACATGGAACTGGTAAATTCACTGTAGGTTTCTTGAAAAACTTTGGTGCAGATATTGGGGCTTTTGCTTCCACACAAAGCTTTCATGAAAATGACATGATTGTAATTGGTTCTAATGAAAAAGACATGGCTTTTGCGGCAAACAAATTATCTGACATACAGGGGGGGATAATAGCAGTAAAAAATCAAAAAATATTGGCAATTTTCTCTCTTCCTGTTGCTGGTCTGATATCTAAACTACCATTTGAAAATGCACTTTTAGAATTTTCAAATCTTAATGCAAAAATTATTGATGCTGGATGCAAGTTCAAAAATCCTCATCTGATCCCACTTTTTTTGCCATTTCTTGCCTTACCAGAAGTAAGAATTCTGTACAGCGGAATTGTAGATATTAAAAATAGAACATACATTGACATTTTGAATCACCCTAAGACGTAA
- the asd gene encoding aspartate-semialdehyde dehydrogenase: MKRVAIIGVTGAVGQEFVIALNKHPWFEVKQIAASERSANKKFVDAIRDTNSGILRWHIKEEIPEYVKNMVVESVDDIKPENLDLIFTSIESEAAREIESRFAKDIPVISTSAAYRYEADVPILIPGINDDHVGLLEVQKKNRGWKGFIAPLPNCTTTGLAITMRPLFDSFGAQKIIMTSMQSMSGAGRSPGVSALDITDNIIPYIPKEEDKVRIETGKILGKFLDGKITPANFKVSCTCTRVPVIDGHTETVFVETSKHVDPDTVKKAMQDFSSKVSVAGLPSAPKNYLVVNDDPTRPQPRLDREVDGGMSTVVGRLREDTVFENGIKYVLFSHNEKMGSAKGAVLLAEMLYKKGLI; the protein is encoded by the coding sequence ATGAAACGTGTAGCAATCATAGGCGTTACTGGTGCAGTAGGACAAGAGTTTGTAATAGCATTAAACAAACATCCTTGGTTCGAAGTAAAACAAATAGCTGCCTCTGAACGTTCTGCGAACAAAAAGTTTGTGGATGCAATAAGGGATACAAATAGTGGCATCCTAAGATGGCATATCAAAGAAGAGATTCCGGAATACGTCAAGAATATGGTTGTTGAATCCGTAGATGATATAAAACCAGAGAATTTGGACCTAATATTTACCTCTATAGAAAGCGAAGCCGCACGTGAAATTGAAAGTAGATTTGCAAAAGATATACCCGTGATCAGCACCTCTGCTGCCTATAGATATGAAGCAGATGTACCCATTCTTATTCCTGGAATAAATGATGATCATGTAGGATTATTGGAAGTACAAAAAAAGAATCGCGGTTGGAAAGGTTTTATCGCACCCCTTCCAAATTGCACTACTACTGGGCTTGCAATAACTATGAGACCGTTATTCGATAGTTTTGGTGCCCAAAAAATAATCATGACTTCCATGCAATCAATGTCTGGGGCAGGTAGATCACCAGGTGTTTCTGCTTTAGACATTACAGATAACATAATTCCTTACATACCAAAAGAAGAAGATAAGGTAAGAATAGAAACAGGAAAAATTCTCGGTAAATTTTTAGATGGAAAAATAACTCCTGCAAACTTTAAAGTTAGTTGTACATGCACTAGAGTCCCTGTAATAGATGGTCATACTGAAACAGTCTTTGTTGAAACTTCAAAACATGTAGATCCTGACACCGTTAAAAAAGCAATGCAAGACTTTTCAAGTAAAGTTAGCGTAGCTGGACTTCCATCTGCACCAAAAAATTATCTTGTAGTAAATGATGATCCTACTAGACCTCAACCAAGATTAGATAGAGAAGTAGATGGAGGCATGTCTACTGTTGTAGGAAGATTACGTGAGGATACAGTTTTTGAAAATGGTATAAAGTACGTATTATTTTCCCATAACGAAAAAATGGGTTCTGCAAAAGGCGCAGTGCTTTTAGCTGAGATGCTTTACAAAAAGGGTCTCATATAA
- a CDS encoding heme o synthase, with protein sequence MLTTKASSRIKVYYELTKPKIWYLLVFTAFGAAVTASNIYHIEISLATWALMLGGVAAGSAAANTLTNYHDRDIDAIMERTKNRPIPSRRIFPPEKARNFGLILAVISLACSFSISITSSFWNGIWAGIFMAFGLADNIIVYSHLLKRKSRTNIVLGGFSGGAPAMIGYVAVTTHGLWDLGLVMAGLVFVWIPMHIWALTLHFKEDYNKVNVPMLTAVQSEKTSVRVIAGTTLMMVLFSIIPFFLTNNGEKIVNDVYLYTAIISGAIMLILSIWVLTKPSEKTSWTLFKFSSPYLAILFIALMIGSIH encoded by the coding sequence GTGTTAACCACAAAGGCAAGCTCAAGAATCAAGGTATATTATGAATTAACTAAACCAAAAATTTGGTATCTTTTAGTTTTTACTGCATTTGGTGCAGCTGTTACTGCATCAAATATTTATCATATTGAAATTTCTCTTGCTACATGGGCATTGATGTTGGGCGGTGTTGCTGCAGGATCAGCTGCAGCTAATACATTAACCAACTATCATGATAGAGATATTGATGCAATTATGGAAAGAACAAAAAATAGACCAATTCCAAGTAGAAGGATTTTTCCTCCTGAAAAGGCAAGAAATTTTGGATTAATTCTTGCAGTAATTTCTCTTGCATGTTCATTTTCGATTTCTATCACTAGCTCTTTTTGGAATGGCATATGGGCTGGAATTTTTATGGCGTTTGGGTTAGCAGACAACATTATAGTTTACAGTCATTTACTAAAACGAAAAAGTCGAACTAACATAGTTTTAGGCGGATTTTCCGGAGGGGCACCAGCAATGATTGGATATGTGGCAGTAACTACTCATGGTTTGTGGGATCTTGGATTAGTAATGGCTGGACTAGTATTTGTCTGGATTCCTATGCACATATGGGCACTTACATTGCATTTCAAAGAGGATTACAACAAAGTAAATGTGCCAATGCTTACTGCAGTACAATCAGAAAAGACGTCTGTGAGAGTAATAGCGGGAACAACACTCATGATGGTTCTCTTTAGTATCATTCCATTCTTTCTTACAAATAATGGAGAGAAAATAGTAAATGATGTTTATTTGTATACAGCAATAATTTCAGGTGCAATAATGTTAATTCTCAGTATATGGGTTTTAACTAAACCATCAGAAAAGACATCTTGGACACTATTCAAATTTTCTAGTCCCTATCTTGCAATCTTGTTTATTGCATTAATGATTGGCTCTATCCATTAA
- a CDS encoding UbiD family decarboxylase: MTDLRAYLNQIKKLNELSVVKKKVSTKYEIAAVTSQIDGGNAILFENIKESKFRLVANLVGTRARFAKAVNAKESNIHQKIIFAIKGAKKPEIVSDAKFMENRSKDLSILPIVRHFEKESGSFITSSIIYTQNQETRTQNSSFHRLMPLDKTHFSVRMVEGRHLHRTFVRSKEHGEDLRVAITIGVHPAISIAGAYQADWGKDELEIANAILGNKLTLTKTPYSNIKVPSSAEIVMEGKILQDKTHKEWMVEMLRTYDFKREQPVFELENLYYRNNPIFHDILSGYSEHRLLMGMPIEAKLNRDVRQEFPRTKKVVMSDGGCNWLHAIVQISKKKDSDAKKVIEKTFAAHRSLKMVTVVDDDIDPTNAISVEYAMATRFQADKDLTIIEKVRGSSLDPSSDQKKLLTAKLGIDATRPLLKRSEGFEIAKIPGKDKVSLKDYLN, encoded by the coding sequence ATGACTGATTTACGGGCTTATCTTAACCAGATAAAAAAACTAAATGAACTGTCTGTTGTAAAAAAGAAAGTATCTACAAAATATGAGATCGCTGCTGTTACTTCGCAAATAGATGGTGGCAATGCAATTTTATTTGAAAATATAAAAGAAAGTAAATTTCGATTAGTAGCAAATCTAGTTGGTACTAGAGCAAGATTTGCCAAAGCAGTAAATGCAAAAGAATCTAACATTCATCAAAAGATAATCTTTGCAATTAAAGGTGCAAAAAAGCCAGAGATTGTTTCAGATGCAAAATTTATGGAAAATAGATCGAAAGACTTGTCTATCTTACCAATTGTACGACACTTTGAAAAAGAATCAGGATCTTTTATTACTTCATCTATAATTTATACACAAAATCAAGAAACTAGGACACAAAATTCATCATTTCATAGATTGATGCCTCTTGATAAAACTCACTTTTCTGTGAGAATGGTGGAAGGAAGACATCTACATCGTACATTTGTACGTTCCAAAGAGCATGGTGAAGATCTAAGAGTAGCAATAACTATTGGTGTACACCCTGCAATCTCCATAGCTGGTGCATATCAAGCAGACTGGGGAAAAGATGAATTAGAAATAGCAAATGCAATTTTGGGAAATAAATTAACCTTGACTAAGACACCATATTCTAATATCAAAGTACCATCTAGTGCTGAAATAGTTATGGAAGGAAAAATTCTACAAGATAAAACTCACAAGGAATGGATGGTTGAAATGCTCAGGACTTATGATTTTAAAAGAGAACAACCAGTTTTTGAACTAGAAAATCTATACTATCGAAACAATCCAATCTTTCATGATATTCTTTCTGGTTATTCAGAACATAGATTGTTAATGGGGATGCCAATTGAAGCTAAACTAAACCGTGATGTTAGACAAGAATTTCCTAGGACGAAAAAAGTTGTTATGAGTGATGGTGGTTGCAACTGGCTTCATGCAATCGTACAAATTTCAAAAAAGAAAGATTCTGATGCAAAAAAGGTGATTGAAAAAACTTTTGCAGCACATAGGTCGTTGAAAATGGTAACAGTAGTAGATGATGATATTGATCCAACTAATGCAATAAGTGTAGAATACGCAATGGCTACTAGATTCCAAGCAGACAAGGACTTGACAATTATAGAAAAAGTAAGAGGTTCTAGCTTGGATCCATCAAGTGATCAAAAAAAATTGCTTACTGCAAAACTTGGAATCGATGCAACAAGGCCACTTTTAAAAAGATCAGAAGGATTTGAAATAGCAAAAATTCCAGGAAAAGATAAAGTCTCATTGAAAGATTATCTAAACTAG
- a CDS encoding NTP transferase domain-containing protein, which translates to MIGLVMCGGKGARMNLPEEKLLLKYKNPIIQHVTSALQESGCFSKIIGATSYHTPKTREFLASLGISVIQTDGNGYVNDLNQILHTFDEPVFVISGDMPLLDAKIIREIVQLVDIKNTWTTVLLSKNFLDSLHIKTEYHVHYNKKEYSYSGISIVNPSGLSGMKHVEESYVILDDKRIALNLNTKQDYDLLGTT; encoded by the coding sequence ATGATTGGACTAGTAATGTGTGGTGGTAAGGGCGCAAGAATGAATTTACCAGAAGAAAAACTTCTACTCAAATACAAAAATCCCATCATACAACATGTCACAAGTGCACTTCAAGAGTCTGGTTGTTTTTCAAAGATAATTGGAGCCACAAGCTATCATACTCCAAAAACCAGAGAATTTCTTGCAAGTCTAGGAATCTCCGTCATTCAAACGGATGGAAATGGTTATGTTAATGACCTCAATCAGATTTTACATACTTTTGACGAGCCTGTATTTGTAATTTCAGGAGACATGCCTCTTTTAGATGCAAAAATAATCAGAGAAATTGTACAACTTGTAGATATTAAAAATACATGGACTACAGTTCTTTTGAGCAAAAATTTTCTTGATTCACTACATATCAAAACAGAATATCATGTTCATTATAATAAAAAAGAATATTCCTATTCTGGTATTTCAATAGTGAATCCAAGTGGTTTATCTGGAATGAAACATGTTGAAGAGTCATATGTAATACTTGATGACAAAAGAATTGCATTAAATCTAAATACAAAACAAGATTACGATTTACTCGGCACTACCTAA